AAAAAGACGCGACTGGCTGGAACTCGAAGCTCCTTACTGCCCAATGCAGCAGAGATTGGGTAACCATTCCCCAGCGCTTTGGAGAAACAAATGATATCGGGTTTTATTCCAAAGACGCGGTGGCTGCCTCCCAGATGCAAACGGAAACCCGCACGTATATCGTCAAGAATCAGAACAATTCCCTCGTCGTGACAAGTCCGCTCGATGACCTGTAAAAAGTCATTATCCGGCATCTCACAATCGCCAAAGCTGGGATGATGGAATGGCGTCACAACAACGCCAGCCACCTTGCCCACATGACGGCGAATCAGCTGGTTAAAACTCTCCAGATCGTTCCATTTGAAGGTATGTATCTGACTACGATCCTCTTCGATCAAGCCACCAGGCGTATGCGAACACCAGGGATCAATGCCATGATAGGCACCGGCCACACGAAGGATTTTCTTCTTTCGGGTCTGCTCACGGGCGACCCGAATGGCCCAAGAAGTCATGTCACCACCGTTTTTACCAAAGACGCACCAGGCTGAAAAATCGACCATATCAACCAGTCGCTCGGCCAGTTCCACCATCCTGGCCGACGGATGATTCATGGTATCTCCATCCTTGCGCTGACGCGCAGCAGCCTCTTCAACTTCGGGATGCCCATAGCCCAGGACGATTGGCCCGTAGCCGCACATGAAGTCAATGTATTCGCGACCATCGACATCCCAATAGCGGCTACCACTCGCCCGCTCGGCGTAATAAGGACTGGCTCCAGGAAGAGCAGCAGCCGGACTTTGATGCCCATAAATCCCACAGGGAATGACTTCTGCGGCACGACGAAACAACTCCATGGACTTACCAAAGGGTGGAGCCGGTGAATCAGCACGGTGTTCATTCCGTGATTCTCGTTGTGTTTCGTCTTCTGTGGTCAGCTTCATGTATCCGTCAGCTAGAGAATGGCTAAATTGCCAAATGATTCAATCGCTACCTTCATTATTCTAGCGAAGAAACGTGAAGAATGCTTAAAAGAATTATTCCCACAAGCTTTGTGATCTTTGGGCGAGCTTCGTGTTCTTTGTGACCCAATTTAGTTATACACCTTTGGGCAAATAGAGCTCAATTCGCTCAAGCAACAAATTGACCTGCTCGGCGAGTGGGGAAAAGCCTGCGATCTCCAATGTTCCCAAGCCAAGCTCAACCTGAGCATCAATCTGGTCATTGAGTGCTCGTATCGCAACTTCCGGATTGAGAAAGCAAATACAAACATCCGAAGGACGCGGTGGCTCTCCCCTGCCCCAATCCAGTTTGCGCGAAACGAGGTTCAACCAGGTAGGAACACCATCGCGGCCTAATTGAAACTGAGCCAGTCCCTGTGGTCCGTTTTTAAAAAGCTCTCGGCCCTTCTTCTCATGTTCACAAAGCTGACAAAGTGCTCGCAGAACGATGCCGAAATAGGTTTTCACAAAAGCCTCGCGAAAATCTTTATCTTTGAGTGCTTCCGGACTTGGTTTCAGGAAATCCTCCAGAATCCCTGCAATCTCCTGAAAGATCTTCACTTTACCGATCTTGCTGAAACCGCGTGTCGGCATGGGAGGAATCGACTTGCGCCCCTCGAAAGTCGCATTGGCCTGGGCATCGGAGTGAAAGAACAACTCTACATCAGCCCGCTCAGTTGCTTTGCCCCAAACAAAGCGACAGTGATTTTCGTAAAGGAAATAGGCCGCGCGCAGACCGGAGCGTGTCTTGAAGGCAATCGAAAAGGGCTCGCTACCCAAAACAGAGCATGCTTCCGGAGATGCCTTGAGCAAGTCATCCATCGCAGGTAAAACCGCGAATAGATATAAGCGGGCTCGAAGGTGTTCGATTGCGGCAGGCGTCATTGTAGCTGCTGGTTTGGAGATCGCATCCTATCTCCAAAGGGCGAGTTGACTGACAAAAGTAACTCTACAGATTCTCCCATTCACCCTTGGTAATAACAGGCACTTCCTTGTCGATGCGCTTTGCCAAACCAGCCAGGGTATTGCCCGGACCGCATTCATAGAAACTCTGAACACCCATCGCCATCATGCTGCGGAAGCAACTCTCCCAAAGCACTGGTGATGTGATCTGCGACACAAGTGCGGCTTTGATGCCATTTGGCTCACTGATCGTATCACCGGTTGTGTTGGTTAACACCGGCATGTCTGGTGTTTTAAAGTTAAAACCCTCAATGAATTGCTGGAAAGCTTCTCGAGCCGGTTGCATCAGGCGACTGTGATAAGCACCGGCAACCTTGAGCGGAACGGCCATCTTGAACCCTGCGGCTTTAGCATCAGCAACCGCAGCAGCAATGCCTTCCTTGGGACCGGAAATCACGGTCTGCCCCGGGCAATTCAAGTTGCCCAGATCGACATCGTGCTTTTTCGCCAGTTCACGGGCAGCATCCACGCTACCTCCGATAAGGCTTGCCATGGCACCTTCTGTCGCATCGCAGGCTTCCTGCATGAGACGACCACGCTCGGCCACCAGCTGCAAGCCAGTGGCAAAATCATAGGTGCCAGCAATCGCGTGGGCAGTTAGCTCTCCGAGTGAGAGTCCAGCTGCTGCACTGATTTGAGGGAGTTTCCCCTGCTCTTTCAATGCCTCAACCGCAGCGCAACCATGAACATAAAGAGCCGGCTGGCAAACCCGGGTCTCAGTAAGTTTCTCCTCCGGGCCATCGAAACATAACTCGGTCAGAGACCAGCCTAGGATCTCATTCGCTTCATCAAATCTAGCCTTGGCCGCAGCCGAGTTTTCATAAAGGGACGCACCCATGCCAACAGCCTGTGCGCCTTGTCCAGAAAATATAAGTCCGATTGACATCCGACCAAAGTGATAGAGGAAGGACGGTGGAGACAAGACCTTATACGAAATTGCAACGCGAATTACTCGCCAAGCTAACAATAGAAGGCATTACAGCCGCTCATGACAAAGAAGGTCGGGAGGTCAGGCCTAATGGCGGAAGTGACGCTTACCGGTGAAGACCATAGCCATGTCGCGTTCGTCTGCAGCAGCAATGACATCTTCGTCCTTCACGGATCCACCTGGCTGAATCGCGGCAGTGGCACCTGCTTCAGCAGCGGCAATCAGACCGTCAGGGAATGGGAAAAAGGCATCACTCGCCACAATACTGCCATCGAGAGGAAGTCCTGCCTCGCCGGCTTTCCAGACTGCAATGCGAGAAGAGTCCACCCGGCTCATTTGTCCGGCTCCAATGCCCAGAGTCCGGTCGGCTGTCGCGTAAACAATGGCGTTGGATTTGACATGTTTGACCACTTTCCAGCCAAACATCATGGCGCTCCATTCCTGTTCGGTTGGTTGGCGTTTGGTCACAACTTTAAAATCCCCAGGGCGAACTGGATAACGATCACGGTCCTGCATCAGAACACCACCGATGACGCTCTTGACCTCCTGAAGCTCATCTGCTCGCAGATAATCCTTGGCGATCATGAGACGGAGATTTTTCTTCTTCGCAAAGACAGCCATAGCCGCCTCGGTAAATTGTGGTGCGATGATGACTTCACAGAAAATCTTCGAAATGATCTCTGCCAGATCCGCATCCAGCGTCTGATTCATGACGATGATTCCACCGAAAGGCGCCTGCTTATCCGTTTCGAAAGCCTGCTCCCAGGCCGTTACGAGATTCAGCTCGGAAGCGACCCCACAAGGATTGGTGTGCTTGAGAATGCCAACTGTCGGCTTTTCAAATTCACCAATGAGATAAGTCGCGGCGGTAATATCGATGATATTGTTGTAGGAAAGCTCTTTGCCCTGCAATTGCTCAAAGCACTCATGAAAACGCCCGTAAAGCGCAGCCTTCTGGTGAGGGTTCTCGCCGTAGCGCAGCTTCTGTCCCAGAGGAAGCGCAACCCGAATCTGCGAAGGCATCCCAAGGGCACCATCCAGGCTTTGTTTTTCCTCAAGGTAGGTGGCAATCGTGCCATCATACTCGCTGGTGCGGTAGTAGACCTTGATGGCCAGCTCCTTACGTAATTCGGAAAGCGTATCTCCGCCCTCGTCCATCGCAGTCAAGACGCGGTCATAGTCTACCGGATCGCAAACCACGGTCACAGCGGCATGGTTCTTCGCAGCGCTGCGAAGCATCGACGGACCACCGATATCAATGTTTTCAATGGCGTCCTCCAAGGTGCAATCGCGGTTGGCAATGGTCTGCTCAAACGGGTAGAGGTTCACCACGACGAGATCGATCAGACCAATCCCATGCTCCGTGGCCTGCGCCAAATGATCTTCACTGTCACGGCGGCAAAGCAATCCGCCATGAATCATTGGATGAAGCGTCTTGATCCGCCCTTCCATCATTTCAGGGAAACCCGTATGCTCACTGACATCCGTGACCTCCAGCCCGGACTCACGCAGGAGCTTTGCGGTACCGCCGGTTGAAAGCAGCTTGTAGCCATGCTTTTCCACGAGAGTCTTCGCGAAATCCGCGAGACCACTTTTATCACTAACCGAAAGAAGGGCGAGCTTTTCAGATGCCATGCCCGCCGATTAGATGGACCAAAGAGCGAAGCGCAAGTGGAAAGGAACCAGATGACGCAGATGCATAGGGTAATATCTTTTTACTGGAAACAGGAAGGCAAGCCGCCTATCAATCTATTCCTAATATGAAATCGCCTTTCCTCACTATTTTCCTGACCGCAATCATCACGGCAATTCTGACATCTGCTTTTTGGATCGCAGGAATTACCGTTGGCTACGTTTACTATACAAGCAACTACTTCATAGGAGACACCCCGGATTTCGCCGTTTCGGTTGATTCACCTGAACAAGTCAGGATTGGCGAGGAATTTGACCTGGTTGTAAAAGTTTCCAATCCCTCTGAAGAGGATTTGAAGCTAGGCAGTATTGATATCTACGACTCACTTCTTGATGGGTTCAAAGTGCTGGAAGTCATTCCCAAACCCAACGAAGAGGACAGCATTTTTGAATTCCGTTCATTCTATTTTTCAGAAGAGCTGAAACCTCAGGACAGTGTCACCATAACATTCAAGCTCAAGGGCGCAAAAGCCGGAGTGTGGACAGGAGACATTGATTCTTGCACGCCATGGGAGCAATTTGTCACATCCGTTCAAACAATCGTCGTGTCGGCAGAATAGGCCGTGTCATCATTAACCAATGCCTCCCAATGGACATCGCTCAGGAGATAGAGAAATGGGACGGCAAGTCGGCCGATGACATTGGGCAAGTTTATGAAGATTATGGTCACCAGCCAGACTTCACGGACTTACTGATCGAGTCGATGCAGCACACTTCCCTGCAAAAAGGAAGCACGTGGTTGCTTAAGAAGCACCTTGAGTCAGGTGAGCAATTAAGCGACAAACAGGTCAGTAGAATATTTAAATTGCTGCCCAGACTGGAGCATTGGGAAACCAAGTTACACATCCTGCAAATCATGCCATATGTGTTGATCAGACCTGCTTACAAGTGTGGCGTAGAGTCTTTCCTCAGAGAGTGCCTGAAGGACAAAAACAAATTCGTCAGAGCATGGGCTTATAATGGCTTCAACGAACTGGCCTCTCAATATGAGGAATACTTGGCGGAAGCGAAGCAATTGCTGGAAACCGCATTGCGCGAAGAAGCTCCCTCGGTAAAAGCTCGCATCCGCAATATTCTAAAATCAAAAAGATATTCATCTCCACGTTCCAGAATCAGTTAAAGAAGGAAAAGCATGTATAGTATCAAACCAGGACGAGCCCCATCAGCACTAGGCGCGGTAATGGGCGTCGTCGTGGTCATCTTTGGTATCGGCTGGACTATCATTGCTGTACAGATGAGCCACGTTATTCCAGTAATAGGTTTCATCCTTCCACTATTCGGAGTAGTCTTTGTGATCGCTGGAATTATTGTTGTTATCTACAATTTGCGGAATGCAACGGCGAAAAATCGTTTTTCGGCCATGGACATCACTTCAGGCAGAGAAGAGCTCGATCCACTAAACCAAATGTTTGGTATAAAGAGGGCTTCATCTCAAGAAGGGGAAGAAGACGCAGAATCTCGGCTAAAGGAGCTGGATCAACTTCGTGCAAAAAACATAATTTCCGAAAACGAGTACAAAAAGCAGCGGGAGCAGATTATATCTGACATTTAAGCAGACAACAGCTACTTAGGCCGAACAGGAAATCAATTCTCCCCCAATCGCATCGACACGCAAACGCCCTTCGTCAGTGCAGCGGTAGACGTTGGCAGATCTTTTCAGTAAGCCCTCGTTGTCAAAGCGGCACAATATCTCACCTATTTCCTCAATAACTCCGACAGCTTCGGGCCAGCGCTTCTTAATGGCATCCAGGTCGATACCATCATTCATCCGTAAGCCAAAGATGACAGCATCCGTAGCCAACAGCTCGGGAGAGAGTTCGGTTACATCAACCGCATGCTCTGTAAATGCTCCATCTGCCGTTGCACGTTTTTGAATCGCCTCTTGCCACTCCTTCAAATCGGCAGGATTTGACCAACGCCATCCCGCATACTGACTCGCTGCAGAAGGACCGAGGCCAATCCATTGCCCCATCTGCCAGGTGCTGATGTTATGCTGACACTCAAAACCTGGCTTTGAAAAATTGGAAACTTCATACTGGGCGTATCCGTTGTCTGGAAGAAAATCCCAAGTTTGGCGATAGAGTTCAGTCTCAACACCAATATCGCGCCGCAATTTGCCTTCGTTCAACTTGACCCAGAGTGCGGTATCCTCCTCGAAAGTCAGACAGTAAGTGGAGATATGCTCGGGATCTAAACGCAAGGCCTCCCGCATATCGGCCTCCCAAACTGCTGGAGTCTGTCCGGGATAAGCGAACATGAGGTCAATATTGATGTTGTCAAAACCAGCAGAGCGGAGCGAATCGTAAGCCTCGTAAACAAGCTTTGGGCTCTGCTGTCGTCCCAAAGCCACTAGAGTTTGCGGATCAAAACTTTGCACCCCCATCGAGACACGGGTTACTCCAAGATCGCGAAGTACTTTTAACTTATCACCACGCACGGTTGAGGGAGCCAGCTCGACTGAGATCTCACTTGGATCAAAACGAAAATGCTTATGAAGCGCCGTAAATATTTTCTCAAAATCACGTCCCATCAACAGGCCTGGCGTGCCCCCGCCAAAGAAAACGGTCTCGATTGGTTCATCAGTTCCAACCGTCCTCATCTCAGTTTCCAGCGCATCCAGGTATTGATCGATTTGCTGCCTTTGAGGCGCTTCCTGATAAAATGTACAAAAATCGCACGTGGTCGCGCAGAACGGAACATGGAGGTAAAGGCCCAGAGAGCCCACTTTTTCTTGCAGAGTCATGGAAAGTCATGTTGTTAATGGCGGTTTACGAAATGAATTTGAAGCTTTTCCTCAAGGTATCTACTGCCATCTCCACATTGATGGTCGTTGGCTGCACGCCGACTATCACCAATATCACGAATGAACGCATTCCGCAGAACGCGTCGGGCATCTACACCGTGAGCATGGCAGTCACCAATGACAATGGTGCGGTGATTGAGGACAGCTATGCACCGGAAGTGGTTATCAATGGTGGACGTTTCCCGATGAGCGCCAGCGATTTGGGGCCCAATATTTTTGATTACGATTATATCATGCCTGAAGGCGGCTCTGAGGCGAAATATTACTTCATCCTCAACTACGACGTTGATTACAACATGCCCAGCCCACGGCAAATCACCAGTGACATCTACGCCTTTGTGTTGACCAACCGTTATGTGATCACGATGGAGTCGCAACGCGGCCCTGTCGGATCATCCATCCCGGTCGTCGGTCGCGGATTCAGCAAATATGATAGAATCATGATTGGCGGGATTGAGGCCGAAACCAAATTCGCATCTCCTCAATCAATCAATTTTATCGTCCCACCACTTCCTTCCAATGACTCCTACTCTGTTGATCTGATCAGCGGCGATGTGAACATCCCAATCGGCTACTTTCACGTCGATGGCTCCAAGATCAAAGTTTACCCGCAAACCCTTGAGCTCAACAGCGGCGAAAAGGCCGTTTTGGTTTTTGGAATCGAATTTGACGCCCCGGCAGGCGGATTGCCAATCAATGTCACCACGGACAAGCCGGAGTGCATCATCATGCCGGAAGTAGTTATTCCAGCCGGAGCCCGTACGGTGAGCATCCCCGTCCAGGGAGGCATCAGCGGATCCGGCATTCTCGTTGCCAGTGCATCCGGCTTCAATGAAACTACAATTGCTCTAACCGTCACCGGTGACATCGTTCAATCTGCCCAAGCTGGTGCTTTCGGTCCTCAGTCCGGTAACGACACAATGACTGAAGTTGAAGTGACAGATGAATCCTTCAATGCGGTTCCCGCAGATGACGGTGAAGACATCCTCATCTTCGAGGAAACCGACATCATTGAAGTCAGCGAATGATCCGCTGCGGACGCTAAGAATCCGCAGATTTTAAAGATTCACACAAATTTTTCTGAGTGAGTATGAATCTCTTATAATCAAGAGATGGCACTCCGAAATTGAAAAGTAATCCTCTTTGGAAACTGGATGCTTTCAAATAATTTAATATCTGTGCCTGCTCATTTGAAGTTAGTTTAGTCAGTGCCTTTAATTCGACAATTATCGACTCAAAGCAAATAAAGTCTGCTCGATAACTGGCTTTCAATTTTTCTCCTCTGTAAATCACTGCGATTTCCGCTTCACGGCGATATGGAATCCCAAGAGCGATGAATTCTGTTTCGAGAGCTTCTTGGTAGACATTCTCCAAGAAACCATGGCCTAGTTCACGATGGACAGTCATAGCTGCACCAATAATAGCATAAGTTTCTGGATCTCTAACCTTAGAATCTGTGTTCATTTGTGACATCTGTGGATTAATCTTCGTCTCAAATGCTAATCCGGGAAATCCAGGTCGATATAGAGCATCCGGTGGTCGCTGGCTACTTTTGACTCCGGTAGAAGATCCACAATGGTCCCGCTGGCACCTCTTACTAATGATTCCATCAAAGGAGAAACCAGGATAAAATCGACACGTTGATAGATATCTTTTCGCCGATAGTGAAACGTCCAGTTCTCCCCTCTGGAATCATAGCAAGGTACCATTTCAGTCAGCTTCGTGTCGCTGACCTTGAGAAAACGTTTCACTGTCGATGAATCTTTGGCATCGTTAAAATCTCCTGCTACGATGTAACGACTATCGACCTCACCTGGCGGATGAAGCGTGCGAATCAGGTCACGGGCGGCCTGAGCTTCTCCTACCCTCCGCTTTTGTGATTCAGGATCATCCTTACGATCCGTCCAGCGGCTTTTGAGATGAACGTTGAAAAGCGACCAGCGTATGTTGTTTGTTTCAAAAACAATTTCCTGAATCCCGCGCTTGATTGGGATCTGCTCTTCGAAGTAACGAAAAAGGACCTGATCATGCGACTTGATACGGACAGGAGAAACTTTTGAAAATATAGCCAAATGCCGATCCTCATCCGGCCCCTTCAATAGTTCAGCAAAAGGATAATCAAGCCCTTCAGCTTTGAGATCGGACTGAAATTCACTAAGAAACTCAGCACCACCCATTTCCTGAATTGCAAGCACATCTGGAGATACACGTCGAATGATCTCCCGCAAGGCCTGCTTCTCCTCTTCAGGCTTGGGATAATCCTGACGCCAGCGCCCTTCCACCCAACGATCCGTGTTCAGGTAGTTACGCACATTGAACGACGCCACTCGAATCGTTTCGCCATGGATTGAGGGAAGTGAGAAGGCAGTAGTAAGAAGACAGAAGATCAGGACTTTAAACTCATATTTCATTGATCCGACTTCTCACTTTTGCCTTCACGCTTCTAACTTCCCACACCATTCAAGCCTTCAATGAAGCCTCACGCTCAGCCAATGTCGGGTGCGAATAATGAAAGGCACTGTAAGCGGGATGTGGAGTCAGATTGCTGAGATTTTTTTCGTACATCTTGTGCAAACTGGTGATCAATGGTTGGGGATCATTGCCCATTGCCTTCCGAGCAAAGGCATCAGCCTCGTATTCATGCTTACGGGAAAGTCCATTTAACAATGGCCCCAGCCAGAAGGTGAATAAACCACTGACAATTGCGAAAAGCAATAAGGCCGGAACCATGCCGTCATTGACCGTGAATCCGAATGCCTCAAAAAACCAGGGCTGTCCGGCCAACCAGCCAATGGCCCCAAATCCGATCAAACTGGAAACTGCCGACATGACCAGCATTTTAGGGATATGACCACGCTTGTAGTGCCCAATCTCGTGCGCCAGAACTGCTTCAAGTTCACGTGCCTCCAATTGTTCGATCAAGGTGTCAAAAAGCACAATCCGCCTGAACTTTCCAAATCCAGTAAAGAACGCATTGGAATGAGATGAACGCTTACTTCCATCCATAACGTGAATGGTGCTGGCGGTAAAACCAGTCCGTTCACCCAAAGCAAGCAACTGGTCTCGCAAATTCCCCTCGGGCAATGGTTCAAGTTTGTTGAAAAGTGGCAGAATCAAGCGCGGATACAACAACAACATCAACAACTGAAAGCCAAAGAAGGCGAAGAATCCCCATAACCACCATGTCTGCGGCAAGGCTTGGAAAAACCACAACAATAAGCAAAGCAGCGGGTAACCCAGAATCAACGACAAGACCAAGCCCTTGATCTTATCCGTAATCCACAGCTTTGGTGTCGTTTTATTAAACCCAAA
The Rubellicoccus peritrichatus DNA segment above includes these coding regions:
- a CDS encoding aminotransferase class III-fold pyridoxal phosphate-dependent enzyme, which codes for MKLTTEDETQRESRNEHRADSPAPPFGKSMELFRRAAEVIPCGIYGHQSPAAALPGASPYYAERASGSRYWDVDGREYIDFMCGYGPIVLGYGHPEVEEAAARQRKDGDTMNHPSARMVELAERLVDMVDFSAWCVFGKNGGDMTSWAIRVAREQTRKKKILRVAGAYHGIDPWCSHTPGGLIEEDRSQIHTFKWNDLESFNQLIRRHVGKVAGVVVTPFHHPSFGDCEMPDNDFLQVIERTCHDEGIVLILDDIRAGFRLHLGGSHRVFGIKPDIICFSKALGNGYPISAALGSKELRVPASRVFLTGSFWNSAAPMAASLKTLEILERDDVPAKLNALGLRLKDGLVALGEKYGRPIVASGPPATPFYRFADETNFRDWQQFCAIAMEGRNGLAAFFHPHHNWFLSATHSEKDIDQALEIADQAFVTMNELPR
- the fabD gene encoding ACP S-malonyltransferase; the protein is MSIGLIFSGQGAQAVGMGASLYENSAAAKARFDEANEILGWSLTELCFDGPEEKLTETRVCQPALYVHGCAAVEALKEQGKLPQISAAAGLSLGELTAHAIAGTYDFATGLQLVAERGRLMQEACDATEGAMASLIGGSVDAARELAKKHDVDLGNLNCPGQTVISGPKEGIAAAVADAKAAGFKMAVPLKVAGAYHSRLMQPAREAFQQFIEGFNFKTPDMPVLTNTTGDTISEPNGIKAALVSQITSPVLWESCFRSMMAMGVQSFYECGPGNTLAGLAKRIDKEVPVITKGEWENL
- the purH gene encoding bifunctional phosphoribosylaminoimidazolecarboxamide formyltransferase/IMP cyclohydrolase; its protein translation is MASEKLALLSVSDKSGLADFAKTLVEKHGYKLLSTGGTAKLLRESGLEVTDVSEHTGFPEMMEGRIKTLHPMIHGGLLCRRDSEDHLAQATEHGIGLIDLVVVNLYPFEQTIANRDCTLEDAIENIDIGGPSMLRSAAKNHAAVTVVCDPVDYDRVLTAMDEGGDTLSELRKELAIKVYYRTSEYDGTIATYLEEKQSLDGALGMPSQIRVALPLGQKLRYGENPHQKAALYGRFHECFEQLQGKELSYNNIIDITAATYLIGEFEKPTVGILKHTNPCGVASELNLVTAWEQAFETDKQAPFGGIIVMNQTLDADLAEIISKIFCEVIIAPQFTEAAMAVFAKKKNLRLMIAKDYLRADELQEVKSVIGGVLMQDRDRYPVRPGDFKVVTKRQPTEQEWSAMMFGWKVVKHVKSNAIVYATADRTLGIGAGQMSRVDSSRIAVWKAGEAGLPLDGSIVASDAFFPFPDGLIAAAEAGATAAIQPGGSVKDEDVIAAADERDMAMVFTGKRHFRH
- the hemW gene encoding radical SAM family heme chaperone HemW; this encodes MTLQEKVGSLGLYLHVPFCATTCDFCTFYQEAPQRQQIDQYLDALETEMRTVGTDEPIETVFFGGGTPGLLMGRDFEKIFTALHKHFRFDPSEISVELAPSTVRGDKLKVLRDLGVTRVSMGVQSFDPQTLVALGRQQSPKLVYEAYDSLRSAGFDNINIDLMFAYPGQTPAVWEADMREALRLDPEHISTYCLTFEEDTALWVKLNEGKLRRDIGVETELYRQTWDFLPDNGYAQYEVSNFSKPGFECQHNISTWQMGQWIGLGPSAASQYAGWRWSNPADLKEWQEAIQKRATADGAFTEHAVDVTELSPELLATDAVIFGLRMNDGIDLDAIKKRWPEAVGVIEEIGEILCRFDNEGLLKRSANVYRCTDEGRLRVDAIGGELISCSA
- a CDS encoding IPT/TIG domain-containing protein, which gives rise to MNLKLFLKVSTAISTLMVVGCTPTITNITNERIPQNASGIYTVSMAVTNDNGAVIEDSYAPEVVINGGRFPMSASDLGPNIFDYDYIMPEGGSEAKYYFILNYDVDYNMPSPRQITSDIYAFVLTNRYVITMESQRGPVGSSIPVVGRGFSKYDRIMIGGIEAETKFASPQSINFIVPPLPSNDSYSVDLISGDVNIPIGYFHVDGSKIKVYPQTLELNSGEKAVLVFGIEFDAPAGGLPINVTTDKPECIIMPEVVIPAGARTVSIPVQGGISGSGILVASASGFNETTIALTVTGDIVQSAQAGAFGPQSGNDTMTEVEVTDESFNAVPADDGEDILIFEETDIIEVSE
- a CDS encoding GxxExxY protein; this translates as MNTDSKVRDPETYAIIGAAMTVHRELGHGFLENVYQEALETEFIALGIPYRREAEIAVIYRGEKLKASYRADFICFESIIVELKALTKLTSNEQAQILNYLKASSFQRGLLFNFGVPSLDYKRFILTQKNLCESLKSADS
- a CDS encoding endonuclease/exonuclease/phosphatase family protein → MKYEFKVLIFCLLTTAFSLPSIHGETIRVASFNVRNYLNTDRWVEGRWRQDYPKPEEEKQALREIIRRVSPDVLAIQEMGGAEFLSEFQSDLKAEGLDYPFAELLKGPDEDRHLAIFSKVSPVRIKSHDQVLFRYFEEQIPIKRGIQEIVFETNNIRWSLFNVHLKSRWTDRKDDPESQKRRVGEAQAARDLIRTLHPPGEVDSRYIVAGDFNDAKDSSTVKRFLKVSDTKLTEMVPCYDSRGENWTFHYRRKDIYQRVDFILVSPLMESLVRGASGTIVDLLPESKVASDHRMLYIDLDFPD
- a CDS encoding M48 family metallopeptidase, coding for MTGFLTLVLILLLLKTVAELVLDVLNRREVQAHAKEIPEAYRDTMDDETYQKSVDYTLVKNGFGMLETVYDAIWLVIILLSGVLPWLFYALTDVLGMSVWGQALVLFAIGIALSLPSIPMELWSTFKIEARFGFNKTTPKLWITDKIKGLVLSLILGYPLLCLLLWFFQALPQTWWLWGFFAFFGFQLLMLLLYPRLILPLFNKLEPLPEGNLRDQLLALGERTGFTASTIHVMDGSKRSSHSNAFFTGFGKFRRIVLFDTLIEQLEARELEAVLAHEIGHYKRGHIPKMLVMSAVSSLIGFGAIGWLAGQPWFFEAFGFTVNDGMVPALLLFAIVSGLFTFWLGPLLNGLSRKHEYEADAFARKAMGNDPQPLITSLHKMYEKNLSNLTPHPAYSAFHYSHPTLAEREASLKA